The following coding sequences lie in one Flagellimonas eckloniae genomic window:
- a CDS encoding SixA phosphatase family protein, which produces MKTIVLVRHGKSSWDYEVSDKDRPLKERGINDAHLVAERFKNENCVIDFAYSSPANRALHTSMIFMRNLGFSLNDFQVNEALYDFSGQSVQSFVESLDNKLNTVMIFGHNYAYTSLANSWGDQYIENVPTSGLVQIKFDVAEWSGISKGATEQVIFPKHLKQ; this is translated from the coding sequence ATGAAAACAATTGTCTTGGTAAGACATGGAAAATCCTCATGGGATTACGAGGTATCGGATAAAGATAGACCCCTCAAAGAACGGGGAATCAACGATGCTCATTTAGTAGCTGAGAGATTTAAAAATGAAAACTGTGTTATAGATTTCGCATATTCCAGTCCTGCAAACCGCGCTCTACATACCAGCATGATTTTTATGCGTAACCTAGGTTTTAGTTTGAATGATTTTCAAGTTAATGAGGCTCTTTATGATTTTTCAGGACAAAGTGTACAAAGTTTTGTTGAAAGTTTAGATAACAAATTGAATACTGTAATGATTTTCGGTCATAATTATGCGTACACTTCCCTTGCAAATTCTTGGGGAGATCAGTATATTGAAAATGTTCCCACTTCCGGACTTGTACAGATTAAATTTGATGTCGCAGAATGGTCTGGAATTTCAAAAGGGGCTACGGAGCAAGTTATTTTCCCAAAACACTTAAAGCAGTAA
- the pyrR gene encoding bifunctional pyr operon transcriptional regulator/uracil phosphoribosyltransferase PyrR, with protein sequence MSEKVLLTSKEINIILHRLACQLLENHLDFTNTALIGLQPRGIFLAERLTKILKEEYKVKNIDLGSLDITFYRDDFRRGEKTLEANTTKIDFLVEDRNVVFIDDVLYTGRSIRAALTAIQSFGRPSDIELLTLIDRRFSRHLPIQPNYRGRQVDAINEEKVKVMWEENDGKDIVYLVSK encoded by the coding sequence ATGAGTGAAAAAGTACTTCTTACTTCAAAAGAAATCAACATAATACTGCACCGGTTGGCTTGTCAACTTTTAGAAAACCACCTAGACTTCACGAATACCGCACTTATAGGACTCCAGCCTAGAGGTATTTTTCTAGCAGAACGATTGACAAAAATCCTGAAAGAAGAGTATAAAGTAAAGAACATAGACCTTGGCTCCTTGGATATAACCTTCTATAGGGACGATTTTAGGCGAGGTGAAAAAACCTTGGAAGCCAATACGACCAAAATAGATTTTTTGGTAGAGGACAGAAATGTGGTTTTTATTGATGATGTGCTGTACACTGGAAGAAGCATACGAGCTGCTTTAACGGCAATTCAATCCTTTGGAAGACCATCTGATATTGAATTGTTAACCTTAATCGATAGAAGGTTTAGTAGACATTTACCAATCCAACCGAATTATAGGGGGAGGCAGGTAGATGCTATAAATGAAGAAAAAGTAAAGGTGATGTGGGAGGAAAATGACGGAAAAGATATTGTGTATTTAGTAAGCAAATAA
- a CDS encoding aspartate carbamoyltransferase catalytic subunit — translation MSELSVNHLLGIKYLNKKDIDLIFETADHFKEVINRSIKKVPTLRDITIANIFFENSTRTKLSFELAEKRLSADVINFSASQSSVKKGETLIDTVNNILSMKVDMVVMRHPNPGAGIFLSKHVDASIINAGDGAHEHPTQALLDTYSIREKLGDVGGKNIVIVGDILHSRVALSNIFALKLQGANVKVCGPRTLLPKHIESLGVKVETDLRKALEWCDVANMLRVQNERMDISYFPSTREYTQQFGVTKKLLNSLNKQIVIMHPGPINRGVEITSDVADSNQSIILEQVENGVAIRMAVIYLLAAKIK, via the coding sequence ATGAGTGAATTAAGTGTAAATCACTTACTAGGAATTAAGTATCTGAACAAAAAGGATATCGACCTCATTTTTGAAACAGCAGACCATTTTAAAGAAGTCATTAATCGTTCTATTAAAAAAGTACCTACACTTAGGGATATAACAATAGCGAATATTTTCTTTGAAAACAGTACGCGCACAAAACTCTCTTTTGAATTGGCTGAGAAACGACTGTCAGCAGATGTCATTAATTTCTCTGCTTCGCAGTCATCCGTTAAAAAGGGGGAGACACTCATAGATACCGTAAACAACATTCTTTCTATGAAAGTGGATATGGTGGTGATGCGCCATCCAAACCCAGGAGCAGGAATATTTCTCTCAAAACATGTGGATGCGTCCATAATAAATGCTGGAGACGGAGCCCATGAACATCCAACCCAGGCATTGTTGGACACCTATTCCATAAGAGAAAAGCTTGGAGATGTTGGAGGTAAAAACATTGTGATAGTTGGTGATATTTTACATTCCCGAGTAGCACTCTCCAATATCTTTGCTTTAAAATTACAAGGAGCTAATGTGAAAGTATGTGGACCAAGAACATTACTTCCCAAGCATATTGAGTCGCTAGGAGTGAAGGTTGAAACTGACTTAAGAAAGGCTTTGGAATGGTGTGATGTAGCAAATATGCTACGTGTGCAAAACGAGCGAATGGATATTAGTTATTTCCCTTCAACACGAGAGTATACCCAACAATTTGGGGTAACCAAAAAGCTATTGAACAGCTTGAACAAGCAAATTGTAATCATGCATCCTGGACCAATAAATAGAGGGGTAGAAATTACAAGTGATGTTGCAGATTCCAATCAATCCATTATATTGGAGCAGGTTGAGAACGGGGTGGCCATTCGCATGGCAGTAATCTATTTATTAGCGGCAAAAATAAAATAA
- a CDS encoding ribonuclease Z encodes MKLTILGCYSATPRTFTNPTSQVLQVRNHLFLIDCGEGTQVQLRKCKIKFSRIKHIFISHLHGDHFFGLPGLISTFRLLGRETEMHIYGPKGIKEAVTLLLKLGDSWTNYPLIFHELNSKESELIFEDEQVSVRTIPLDHRVYTNGFLFEEKPLPRTLDVDATEKLKIDRSQYHKIKNGADGISENGKVISNIALTLDPPEPKSYAFCSDTAYKEAILPLIKNVNTLYHESTFLEKDSGLCQKTKHATAKQAAQIALKASAGNLILGHYSTRYKSIDLFKEEALQVFPHVELADDGKSFDI; translated from the coding sequence ATGAAATTAACTATTCTTGGATGCTATTCCGCTACCCCTAGAACATTCACAAACCCAACCTCACAAGTTCTTCAAGTGAGGAATCATTTGTTTTTAATTGATTGTGGTGAAGGAACTCAGGTACAACTCAGAAAATGTAAAATAAAGTTTTCCAGAATCAAACATATTTTCATATCCCACCTGCACGGGGACCATTTTTTTGGATTGCCTGGTTTGATTTCAACATTTAGACTGCTAGGAAGGGAAACGGAAATGCATATTTACGGCCCAAAAGGAATAAAGGAAGCCGTTACGTTGCTTTTAAAATTGGGAGATTCCTGGACCAATTATCCTTTAATTTTCCATGAACTGAATTCCAAAGAATCAGAGCTTATTTTTGAAGACGAACAAGTTAGTGTGCGCACAATCCCTTTAGATCACAGAGTCTATACCAATGGTTTTTTGTTTGAGGAAAAGCCGCTTCCTAGAACATTGGATGTTGATGCCACCGAGAAACTTAAAATAGACAGAAGTCAATATCATAAAATCAAGAATGGGGCGGACGGTATTTCTGAAAATGGAAAAGTAATTTCTAATATAGCATTGACTCTAGACCCGCCAGAACCAAAAAGCTATGCTTTTTGTAGTGATACGGCCTATAAGGAAGCTATCTTACCCTTAATTAAGAACGTAAACACATTATATCATGAGTCCACTTTTTTGGAAAAAGATTCCGGTCTTTGCCAAAAAACAAAGCATGCCACGGCCAAACAAGCTGCTCAAATTGCTTTAAAGGCCAGTGCAGGGAACCTCATTCTGGGACACTATTCTACAAGATATAAGTCCATTGACCTGTTTAAAGAGGAAGCGTTGCAAGTATTTCCTCATGTAGAATTGGCGGATGACGGTAAATCCTTTGATATTTAG
- the pdxH gene encoding pyridoxamine 5'-phosphate oxidase, producing MQKDLSSYRKSYEKSELMENSIKENPFEQFQKWFYEVEATDGLEEPNAMTVSTIGLDGYPKNRVVLMKRYTHEGFIFYTNYQSEKGKAIKENPSVCLSFFWPNLERQVIIKGQAEKLAENLSDGYFESRPVGSQLGAIVSNQSEVIESRELLEAKLIALEKKHQGKEIERPEQWGGYLVRPIAMEFWQGRPNRLHDRIRYTLQEDLNWKIERLQP from the coding sequence ATGCAAAAAGATTTAAGTAGCTATCGAAAATCATACGAAAAGAGTGAACTAATGGAAAACTCCATTAAGGAAAACCCTTTTGAGCAATTTCAAAAGTGGTTTTATGAGGTGGAAGCTACTGATGGATTGGAGGAGCCCAATGCAATGACGGTCTCAACCATTGGTTTGGACGGATACCCAAAAAATAGGGTTGTTTTAATGAAGCGTTACACTCATGAAGGATTCATTTTTTATACCAATTACCAGAGCGAAAAAGGCAAAGCCATCAAAGAGAACCCATCGGTTTGCCTATCATTTTTTTGGCCAAATCTGGAACGTCAAGTTATCATAAAAGGCCAAGCGGAGAAATTGGCAGAAAATCTATCAGATGGCTATTTTGAATCCAGACCTGTTGGAAGTCAGCTAGGTGCCATAGTTTCCAACCAAAGTGAAGTAATAGAATCAAGAGAGCTACTGGAAGCCAAATTGATTGCGTTGGAAAAGAAACATCAGGGGAAAGAGATTGAAAGACCAGAACAATGGGGAGGATATTTAGTGAGACCCATTGCAATGGAGTTTTGGCAAGGGCGCCCAAATCGTCTTCATGATAGGATTAGATATACTTTGCAGGAAGACCTAAATTGGAAGATAGAACGCTTACAACCCTAA